A window from Citrus sinensis cultivar Valencia sweet orange chromosome 5, DVS_A1.0, whole genome shotgun sequence encodes these proteins:
- the LOC102613919 gene encoding transmembrane 9 superfamily member 2-like: MSDSPITLLVVGVLIACCLTHVRSDSSDHRFKVGDPVPLYANKVGPFHNPSETYRYFDLPFCSPDAIIKEKREALGEVLNGDRLVSAPYKLNFRDEKDSALACRKKLSEQDVAQFRSAVEKDFYFQMYYDDLPIWGFIGKVDKEGKTHPSEYKYFLYKHIQFDILYNKDRVIEISARMDPHSLVDLTEDKEVDVEFMYSVKWKETDTPFEKRMEKYSLSSSLPHHLEIHWFSIINSCVTVLLLTGFLATILMRVLKNDFVKYAQDEEAADDQEETGWKYIHGDVFRFPKYKSLFAAALGSGSQLFTLTVFIFMLALVGVFYPYNRGALFTALVVIYALTSGIAGYTAASFYCQLEGTNWVRNLLLTGCLFCGPLFLTFCFLNTVAIAYNATAALPFGTIVVIVLIWTLVTSPLLVLGGIAGKNSKAEFQAPCRTTKYPREIPPLPWYRSAIPQMAMAGFLPFSAIYIELYYIFASVWGHRIYTIYSILFIVFIILLIVTAFITVALTYFQLAAEDHEWWWRSFLCGGSTGVFIYAYCLYYYYARSDMSGFMQTSFFFGYMACVCYGFFLMLGTVGFRASLLFVRHIYKSIKCE; encoded by the exons ATGAGCGATTCCCCTATCACACTTCTTGTTGTTGGGGTTCTGATCGCCTGTTGCTTGACCCATGTGAGATCTGATTCTTCCGATCACCGCTTCAAGGTCGGTGACCCTGTCCCTCTATACGCCAATAAGGTTGGCCCTTTCCACAACCCCAG TGAAACTTATCGATATTTTGATCTACCATTCTGCTCCCCAG atgcaataataaaagagaaaagggaAGCACTTGGTGAGGTGTTGAATGGGGACCGACTTGTTAGTGCTCCTTATAAACTCAACTTCAGAGACGAGAAGGACTCTGCTCTTGCGTGTAGAAAGAAGTTGTCCGAGCAAGATGTTGCTCAGTTCCGAAGTGCAGTGGAAAAAGACTTCTATTTCCAAATGTACTATGATGACTTACCCATCTGGGGGTTCATTGGTAAAGTTGACAAGGAAGGAAAGACTCATCCGAGCGAGTATAAGTATTTCCTTTACAAGCATATCCAGTTTGACATTCTTTATAACAAAGACCGTGTTATTGAGATCAGTGCTCGAATGGATCCTCATTCTTTGGTGGACTTGACAGAGGATAAGGAGGTTGATGTGGAGTTCATGTACAGTGTGAAATGGAAGGAAACTGACACCCCTTTTGAGAAGAGGATGGAGAAGTACTCACTCTCTTCTTCGTTGCCACATCATTTGGAAATTCATTGgttttcaattataaattcTTGTGTGACGGTTTTGCTTTTGACTGGTTTTCTTGCCACGATTCTCATGCGAGTTCTGAAGAATGATTTTGTGAA gTATGCCCAAGATGAGGAAGCTGCTGATGACCAGGAAGAGACAGGATGGAAGTACATCCATGGTGATGTGTTCCGGTTCCCCAAATACAAATCTTTGTTTGCTGCAGCCCTTGGTTCTGGCAGCCAGTTGTTTACTCT CactgtatttatttttatgcttgCGCTAGTGGGTGTATTTTATCCATACAACCGAGGAGCTTTATTTACGGCACTGGTGGTCATATATGCACTCACTTCTGGGATTGCGGGATATACAGCTGCCTCTTTCTACTGTCAGCTAGAAGGAACAAACTGG GTGAGGAATCTGTTGCTGACTGGATGCCTTTTCTGTGGTCCTCTGTTTCTGACATTCTGCTTCCTGAACACCGTTGCCATTGCTTACAATGCGACAGCAGCACTGCCATTTGGCACAATTGTGGTGATAGTCCTCATATGGACATTAGTCACATCACCTCTACTTGTGTTGGGAGGTATTGCTGGTAAAAACAGCAAGGCAGAGTTCCAAGCTCCTTGTCGTACGACCAAGTACCCTCGAGAGATCCCACCACTACCTTGGTATAGGAGTGCTATTCCTCAGATGGCAATGGCAGGTTTCCTGCCATTTAGTGCCATCTACATTGAGCTTTACTATATTTTTGCCAGTGTTTGGGGCCACAGGATTTACACAATATACAGCATCCTCTTTATTGTCTTTATCATTCTGTTGATTGTTACTGCTTTCATAACTGTGGCTTTGACTTACTTCCAACTTGCTGCTGAAGATCATGAATGGTGGTGGAG GTCTTTTCTTTGTGGTGGATCTACTGGTGTTTTCATCTATGCCTACTGCTTGTACTACTACTATGCACGATCAGATATGTCAGGTTTTATGCAGACCTCATTTTTCTTTGGGTACATGGCTTGCGTCTGTTATGGCTTCTTCCTTATGCTGGGCACAGTGGGTTTCCGTGCTTCACTGCTCTTTGTTCGACATATATACAAGTCAATCAAGTGTGAGTAA
- the LOC102614220 gene encoding D-galacturonate reductase-like isoform X3 — protein MRTAIPEEPLGSTGKSIPLVGFGTVEYPLNEAFKERVLHAIKLGYRHFDTAAAYPSEQPLGEALAEALRLASFNPATSFSSPQNSGSPTPIAAVSSRAYKKLSKTNPIWQQKKLREYRKEKGIHFSACSPLGAVGTNWGHNRVMENEVLKQIAEANGKTVAQLLLGGFTSKG, from the exons ATGAGGACGGCCATTCCAGAAGAACCCTTGGGCTCAACAGGGAAATCGATTCCTCTTGTAGGCTTTGGAACCGTTGAATATCCATTGAATGAAGCCTTTAAAGAACGCGTTCTGCATGCAATTAAGCTGGGGTATAGACACTTTGATACTGCTGCAGCTTACCCATCCGAGCAACCTCTTGGCGAAGCATTGGCCGAAGCTTTACGTCTTGCCTCGTTCAATCCCGCGACGAGCTTTTCATCACCTCAAAACTCTGGCTCACCGACTCCTATCGCGGCCGTGTCATCCCGGGCCTACAAAAAACTCTCAA AGACGAATCCGATTTGGCAGCAAAAGAAGCTGCGAGAGTATCGTAAGGAGAAGGGGATTCATTTTTCAGCTTGCTCACCACTGGGAGCCGTAGGGACTAACTGGGGACACAATCGAGTTATGGAAAATGAGGTGCTCAAACAGATCGCCGAAGCTAATGGAAAGACTGTTGCTCA GTTGCTATTAGGTGGTTTTACCAGCAAAGGGTGA
- the LOC102614220 gene encoding deoxymugineic acid synthase 1-like isoform X1, whose product MRTAIPEEPLGSTGKSIPLVGFGTVEYPLNEAFKERVLHAIKLGYRHFDTAAAYPSEQPLGEALAEALRLASFNPATSFSSPQNSGSPTPIAAVSSRAYKKLSKTNPIWQQKKLREYRKEKGIHFSACSPLGAVGTNWGHNRVMENEVAIRWFYQQRVSVIVKSFNKERMEQNLDIFDWELSGEELQKIEQILQYRGSRAEAYLSENGPFRTVEEIWDGEI is encoded by the exons ATGAGGACGGCCATTCCAGAAGAACCCTTGGGCTCAACAGGGAAATCGATTCCTCTTGTAGGCTTTGGAACCGTTGAATATCCATTGAATGAAGCCTTTAAAGAACGCGTTCTGCATGCAATTAAGCTGGGGTATAGACACTTTGATACTGCTGCAGCTTACCCATCCGAGCAACCTCTTGGCGAAGCATTGGCCGAAGCTTTACGTCTTGCCTCGTTCAATCCCGCGACGAGCTTTTCATCACCTCAAAACTCTGGCTCACCGACTCCTATCGCGGCCGTGTCATCCCGGGCCTACAAAAAACTCTCAA AGACGAATCCGATTTGGCAGCAAAAGAAGCTGCGAGAGTATCGTAAGGAGAAGGGGATTCATTTTTCAGCTTGCTCACCACTGGGAGCCGTAGGGACTAACTGGGGACACAATCGAGTTATGGAAAATGAG GTTGCTATTAGGTGGTTTTACCAGCAAAGGGTGAGTGTCATTGTGAAGAGCTTTAATAAAGAACGAATGGAACAAAACCTTGACATATTTGACTGGGAGCTAAGTGGGGAAGAGCTTCAAAAGATAGAACAAATTCTGCAGTACAGAGGAAGCCGTGCTGAGGCGTACCTATCAGAGAATGGTCCTTTCAGAACTGTGGAGGAAATATGGGATGgagaaatttaa
- the LOC102614220 gene encoding non-functional NADPH-dependent codeinone reductase 2-like isoform X2: MKPLKNAFCMQLSWGIDTLILLQLTHPSNLLAKHWPKLYVLPRSIPRRAFHHLKTLAHRLLSRPCHPGPTKNSQVETNPIWQQKKLREYRKEKGIHFSACSPLGAVGTNWGHNRVMENEVAIRWFYQQRVSVIVKSFNKERMEQNLDIFDWELSGEELQKIEQILQYRGSRAEAYLSENGPFRTVEEIWDGEI; encoded by the exons ATGAAGCCTTTAAAGAACGCGTTCTGCATGCAATTAAGCTGGGGTATAGACACTTTGATACTGCTGCAGCTTACCCATCCGAGCAACCTCTTGGCGAAGCATTGGCCGAAGCTTTACGTCTTGCCTCGTTCAATCCCGCGACGAGCTTTTCATCACCTCAAAACTCTGGCTCACCGACTCCTATCGCGGCCGTGTCATCCCGGGCCTACAAAAAACTCTCAA GTAGAGACGAATCCGATTTGGCAGCAAAAGAAGCTGCGAGAGTATCGTAAGGAGAAGGGGATTCATTTTTCAGCTTGCTCACCACTGGGAGCCGTAGGGACTAACTGGGGACACAATCGAGTTATGGAAAATGAG GTTGCTATTAGGTGGTTTTACCAGCAAAGGGTGAGTGTCATTGTGAAGAGCTTTAATAAAGAACGAATGGAACAAAACCTTGACATATTTGACTGGGAGCTAAGTGGGGAAGAGCTTCAAAAGATAGAACAAATTCTGCAGTACAGAGGAAGCCGTGCTGAGGCGTACCTATCAGAGAATGGTCCTTTCAGAACTGTGGAGGAAATATGGGATGgagaaatttaa